ACCCGCGCGCGCCGGCGCTGTTCGCATACTATCCGGTGCGGCGACTGGGCGCCGAGGTGCTGGTGGACGCCCTCAACTGGATCGGTGGCACGGGCGAGGGGTATGTCAGCCCGATACCGGAACCCTTCACTTTCGTGCCTGAGAGCCAGAGGACCATCGCTCTCTCGGACGGGAGCATCACCAGCCCGTTCCTGGAAATGTTCGGGCGACCCGCGCGAGATACCGGGCTGGAATCCGAGCGGAATCTGCAGCCGTCGGATGCGCAGATGCTGTATCTGCTGAACTCCAGCGACGTGCAACGCTGCATTGCCCGTAGTCCGCGTCTGCGCGCGATCGCCAAGGATGCGGAGGGGAACAGCGCAGAGCTGATCCGAGAGACCTATCTGCTGCTGCTGTCGAGATACCCCACGGCCGGGGAGCAAGCCCTTGCCGAAGAGTACTGGCAGAGCAGTCCGGGCACGGCGGCGACGGACCTGGCGTGGTCATTGATCAACAGCGCGGAGTTTCTCTACCGGCATTGAACCGGGAGAAAGGTGGGGAGCACAGATGTCGAACGAAGGCGGCACGGGGGGGATCAGCAGGCGCGATGCCCTGAAGCGGATGATTCTCGGCGGAGCGGGGCTGGCGCTTCTCGATGGCAGCCTTGCCTTCCTGCTCCCCGGGAAGGCGCATGCGGCCGAGGCAGCCCTGCCAGCGAAGGCCAAGTCGGTGATCCAGATTTGGCTCTGGGGTGGCCCGTCGCACCTGGACACTTTCGACCCCAAGCCGGACGCAGGATATGACTACTGCGGCCCCCTGAACAAGCCCATCGAGACCAATGTGCCCGGGGTATTCATCGGCCAACTGCTGCCCCAGTTAGCTCAGCAGGCGGACAAGTACTCGATTATCCGAAGCATGACCCACGGGAACAACGGGCACGAGACAGCGGCGTATATCGTCCAGACTGGCCACCAGCCGGGGGAGAGACTGGTATATCCGTCTATCGGCGCGCTGGTCTCGAAATTCAAGGGTTACGAACACGGGTACACATCGCTGGTTCCGCCGTATGTGGTGCTCACCACGCCGCAGGGACGCTTCGATGAGGCTGGGTTTCTCGGGCCGCGGTACAAGCCTTTCGCAACTGGCGGCAATCCGGCGGCGGCGCGGTTCGTGGTGGAGGGCGTTGTGGCGGAGGGCATCACCGAAGAGCACCAGCGCAGGCGGCGCTCCCTGCGCGATTCCCTGGATACGCTGGCGCAAGCCATGCCTGATGATCCGCAGCTTGCGGCGCTGGAAGAGGCCCGGGGGAACGCTTACGAAATGATCCTGGGAGATGGCAGCAAGCTGTTCGACCTGTCCCAGGAGGACACCGAACTGCGCAACCGCTACGGGCGCAATACCTTCGGGCAGTCATGCCTCATGGCGCGAAGGCTGGTAGCTGCAGGCGTCCCCTACGTGACCATCAACTACGGCGGCTGGGACACCCACAAACAGCACTTCGAGACCATGCGCTGGAAGCTCCCGGAGATGGACCGGGCGGTTGCAACGCTTCTGCAGGACCTGGCCGAGCGGGGGTTGCTGGACAGCACCATCGTCTGGTGGAGCGGAGAGTTCGGGCGCACCCCCAGGGTCCAGTGGGAAGCGCCCTGGAATGGCGGACGGTCACACCACGGGGCGTGTTTTTCGGCAATGGTTGCGGGAGGCGGGTTCCGCGGCGGCCACGTTGTGGGCGCCTCCGATGCGAAGGGGGAGTATGTGGCGGAGCGGCCGGTGTCCGCACCGGACCTGCTGGGGAGCATGTGCCAGTTACTGGGCATCGATCCCGACGGCCCCTTGCCCAACCCGCGCGGGCTGGACCTGAAGGTTATGCCTCTTAGCGAAAAGCCCAATGAGGGCGCGGGCCGCCTGACGGAGATCATGTAACAGGTGGGCCGCAGAAGCGAACTGTGAGGCGCGAATGAGACGGTCTACTCAAAGCGTACCGATTTCACCCGTCCTGTGTCGGCTTTTGACGCTGGCCTTCGCCGCCTGCACCGGTATCGCCAGTGCCCAGAATTCGCCCCATATCGGTTACGTGTATCCGGCAGGCGGCCAACAGGGGACCGTGCTGCTGGTGACGGTGGGTGGGCAGTTCCTGGCGGGATGCGATGGCGCGTATGTATCTGGAGAGGGCGTTCGGGCTTCGGTAGTCCGGTATGTTCGGCCGCTGAACGACAACGAGCGGGGATATGCCCGAGCCTTCGTGCGCGACCTGGTGAAGCGTCGCTGGGGACCGACGGCGGTGGGTAAGGTGGCCAAGCCGGCTCCTGACGCGGAGATGCTGCCCGATCACCCGTGGCTGTACGGGCTGGATCGCATGACCCCGGGGGAGCTTTCGCTGCTGCGCGCCCGGCTCTCCGATGACAAGAAACAGCCCAACGCGCAGATCGCCGAGCAAGTGCAGGTTGAGGTCAGTATCGACGCCGACGCCCCATTGGGAGACCGGGAACTTCGCCTTGTCACCGCCGGCGGCCTGAGCAACCCCATGTGCTTCCAGGTGGGCAGCTTGCCGGAACTCCGCGAGGGCGAGGACACCGGCGCAGACAGTCCTGACGTGCCCGCGGCTGACCTGCCGGTCCTGATCAACGGCCAGGTGATGCCGGGCGAAGTGGACCGTTTTCGGGTCAACGCGCGCAAGGGGCAGCAACTGGTACTCCGGACGCAGGCCAGGCATCTCGTCCCGTACCTCGCGGATGCTGTGCCGGGCTGGTTCCAGGCGATACTGGCGCTGTACGACCCGCAGGGGAAGCGGGTGGGCTTCGCGGATGACTTTGGCTCGGATCCCGATCCAGTGCTGCGGTACCAGGTGGAGCGGGACGGGACCTACACGGTTGAGATCCGTGACTCCATCTATCGGGGACGCGAGGACTTTGTCTACCGAATCGCCGTGGGAGAGCTGCCCTTCGTCACCCACGTCTTTCCCCTTGGCGGCCGCGAGGGAGAGACGGTTGCAGCGAACCTCGGCGGCTGGAACCTGCCCGTGGCCGAGATCACACTGGACACCAGTCCCGGCCAACATTCTGTGCGCCTGGCGCGCGTTGAGGGCATTCCGGAGCCTGTGGCCTACGCAGTCAATGCAGTGCCCGAGCGCATTGAGCGGGAGCCCAACAATCTCCCAGGGCAGGCCGAAGGGGTTGCGCTACCGGTCATCGTGAACGGCCGCATCGACAAGCCCGGAGACGTGGACAGCTTCGGCTTTGAGGGCCGGGCAGGCGAGGAGATCGTGGCTGAGGTCTTCGCACGGCGGCTTGGGTCGCCTCTAGATGCAGCCCTGCGACTGGTGGGTCCGGGTGGGGATGTGGTCGCCGCCAACGATGACCACGACGACCTTGCGGCCGCGCTCATGGCGCACCAAGCCGATCCATACCTGATGGCAACGCTCCCCGCCGATGGCGCCTATCGCGTGGACGTGCTGGACATTCAACGACAAGGAGGCGAGGCCCACGGCTATCGCCTGCACCTGCGTTTTCCACGGCCGGATTTCGAGCTTCGGGTGACGCCATCGAGCATCAATATGCCTGGGCGACGGGCCGCACAGGTGACCGTCCATGCCTTGCGCAGGGACGGTTTCGCGAGTGAGATCGCGCTCACCCTCAAGGACGCGCCGGACGGATTCACGCTGGTGGGCGGCAAGATAGCTGCGGAGAAGGCCTCTGCGCAGGTGACCGTCAATGCACCACGCGACGCCGGCTTCGGCGTGTTTCCGGTGCAGATTCAGGGCCGTGCGCAGATTGGTGATGACGTGGTCACGCGAACGGCAATTGCGGCGGAGGACATGATGCAGGCCTTCGCATACCGGCATCTCGTGCCCTGTGAGGAACTTCTGGTGGCAGTGACGGGTGCGAGGACAGTGCCGGTGGTGTGGCGGCCGCTTGCGCCGGGGATGTCGGTGGACTTGGGCGAGAACCTGCCTATTCCGCTGGGGGGCACTTCGACCGTGCACATTTATGCGCCGGAGACTCTGCCTGACCAGATACAGTCGCCGCTTGAGACCGTGCGTTTCGACCTGTCCGCGGCTCCGCGAGGTATCACTCTTGTGGGGGCGAGCCCGGTTCCCGGCGGCGTGGATGTAATCATTGAGGCCGATGCGAACGTGGCGCGGTGTGGGGATAGCGGCTACCTGATCCTCGAAGCGCGTCGGGGGGATCGGGGCCAAGGGGCAAGTGGGCAGAGGGCCGGGGTGGACCGTTACGTGTCCCTGGGGGTGCTTCCGGCGATCCCCTGCGAGGTCGTGCGGCCGGAACTGTGAACAGGGCCGCGGGCAGATGGGGTCTGCCACGCGGCCCCTATTGAGGTCATCAGCAACATCAGTACCGCAGAATCGCCGCTGCGGGCGCAGGGGCGGGCATGCGCTCCTGAGGCAGGATATGGATCGTCCCCTTGCTGATCAGGGTCCAAACCGCGGCCAGGTCCAGAAGGTCATCATCTCCCGCCTGCCGCTCATCATGGACATCCAAGCGCTGTTCCATGGGGTCGAAGACGCCCCACTGGTTCGCCCCGTCCTGCAGGAACAGTGTCATTATCCTGCCCTGGTGCGCTGCAGCGAGAATGTCGGCGAGAACGGATGTGGCCCGCTCCGTGCCTGCTACTTTCTGGTAGTTCGCGATGGACTCTTCCTGCGGTCGTTTCAGCGCGGGTTCCACGATCGGCCAGGCCTTTTCCCGTAGCTCGTCGTCACTCAGGTGGTCAGGATTGCCGTCCAGTCCCTGCGGCAGGATATTCGGATAGGCCGATACCTCCGAGTAAAGTGCTCTCGTGTGCTCCACCGCAGCGATGACGAGAGGAGAGCCGGAGGGCAGGAGCGCTCTGGTGAGTGGCTCATCAATCAACTGCAGGTACCGACGCTCCTCATCAAGGCTGTCGTCCTTTCCCGCTCCATGTCCGTGGAAGATGCCCTCGCGCCGCGCTCCGGCAGCGGATGGGTGAAGCTGCAGGTACTGGTCGGCCACCTCGCGCCCGAGCGCGTCCTCGATGCTTCCGGGCATGTCAGGGACCTCGACCGGGCGTGACTCCCGGCGGGTGCAGGACAGCAGCCGCGTCTGCTTCCGACTCAGGGCGAGGATGTAGTAGTGCCCGTCGGCAGCCAGAGCCGGCAGAAGTGGGCGAAGGTGGAAACGCGGCCCGACTTCAACCGTCTGCGCGACATCGATCGGCTGGTGGTAGATCCGGAAGAAGCCGGGTGCTACAAAGACCGCAAGGCTGCCGCCTCGGTAGCGGTCCAAGTTTTCGCCGGACTGGAACTTCCGGGCCTGCTCGAGCAATTGGTCAATTGGTCGCTGCTTCCAACCCATCCCCTCAAGCCGGTCCGCCGCCTCCTGAAGGGCGCTCTTCAAGCGGATCGGGTTGCCGGCCGCTTCCGCGCCGGCCTTGGCAACAGGCACATAGATGGTTACGAACGGCCCCTCATGGTGGTTTGCAAGCTCCTCGATCTGTTCGCGCGAGATCAATGCAATTCCCCTCGCTTTCACCTGCGTGCTTGGAACCAGTTGCGCCTGAACTTCTGTAATGACTATAACGCACCTGCCCCGGTGACAAGTTCGCCGTGGTGTTGCACCAGTCCTTGAATCAGGAAGGACAGCGCCTCGCGGCAGGGAACTGCCCGACATGACCGAATCGGGAGGTAGCATGCAGGACATGGCTTTCACAGATCATGCGTCGGATGCTGACGACGGTTTGCGTGCAGGGGTCGCGCGGGTGGACGTCACAGACTATGAGGCCGGCCCTGTGAACGACCCGCTGTACGTAAAGGCCCTGGTGTTGGCCAAGTCCGGTCTGACTGTGGCGATCATCACCGTGGACGCCGTAGCGCTGGGCGAAATCGGACATATCGGGAACGACTACCTGCCCGCAGTGCGAGAGAGGCTGCGTGCGGAGCTGTGCATTGAGCCCCGGAACATCGTGGTCAATGCCAGCCACTGCCACGGTGTGGTGTGCGATGATGTGGCGGAGCGGACTGTGCAGGCCGTTGCCGGGGCGAAACAGAGCCTGGTCCCTGTCAGGGTGGGTGCCGGTACCGGGTATGAGCGAAGGATCACGCAGAACCGTCGCCTGCGGCTGAAGGACGGTCGGGAGGCTGACGTGCGCCACGCATACCCACTTCCGCCGGATGATGAGGTGGCGGGGATCGGGCCGGTAGACCCGGAAATCGGCATCCTGCGCATCGACAGGCTGGACGGTCGCCCGCTGGCGGTGGTGTTCAACTTCGCCTGTCATCCCATTCAGGGCGTGCCCAGCGGTGGCAATACAGCGGACATCAGCGGGTTTGCGTGTCGGGCGATTGAGGCGGGGCTGGGGCAGGATGCTGTTGCCCTGTTCATACAGGGCTGCGCAGGTGACATCAATCCGGTCCTGTACAAGGACGTGGATCGCCCACGCGACGCCGAGCCACTGGGGAACCTGTTGGGGTTGAGTGTGCTGGATGCATTACGGGGCATCGAGACCCACGGCGACGGCGCATTGGCGATCGTGCACGACGTGCTGGAGCTACCGAGGGCCGATCTTGCACCAGCTATTGTTGCACTCGAGGAGGAACAGGAGCGGCTCTTGCGTTCCCTCCAGAACACGAGCATCAACTTGAAGACCTTCCTGCAACTGGTGATGTGCGGCGGCCTCGCTCCCGAGTTCCCGTCATACTACTCTCACGGGTACCTGCACGAAGCGGCCACGGGCGCCGAAAACCTCAAGCGCATGGATGCTCTGAACCGGGAGCAGGTCCAGCGCTACAGAGCCAACTGTCTCGTGATGGAGCAGTACCTGCGGGTGCGGGAAAACCTGAAACTGCTGCGCATGCATCAGGCCCAGAACGAAAAGGCAGGCTGGGCGCCGGTGGAGGCGGAACTGGTGGGGCTGAGGGTCGGGGACTTCGTGCTGGTGACGTCGCCGGGCGAACTGTCAGTTCAGATCGGGCTGAACATCAAGGCCGCATCGCCTCATGAAAACACCTTCGTGGCCGGGTGTACGAACGGGTACATCTATTACGCGCCCACGGCGGATCAACTCGAGAACCGCGGGTGGGCGCAGGAGGACAGCGACTGCATGCTGGCTCCCGAATGGCAAGCACTCTTCGAGGAACGCGCGCAGGCTGCGCTGGAGCTACTGCGGGACTGCTGAGTCCCGGCCCCGTATGCCCTGATTGCAGGCGTCTTGAGCTCCGGCGATGAATTCGTGATACAGACGAGCGACGATGCAGCGCTGAAGGGAAGTGCAAACATGCCCAGGTCGCACCTGATTGCGCTCTGCCTTGCTGTGGTAGTCTTGCCGGCGGCATCGGTTCAGACCGCACTCGCTCAGAACCAGCCGATATACAAGGACCGGGCCGCCGACATTGAGGACCGGGTGAACGACCTGCTCCAGAGGCTCACGCTGGATGAGAAACTAGAGCTGCTGGGTGGTACAGGTTTTGCGACGAAGGCTCTTGAGCGCCTTGATCTGCCGCCCATGGCCATGTGTGATGGGCCAATTGGTGTGCGTGGTGGTGAAGGCGGCACCCAGGGACCGGCAACGGCCTTCCCGTGCGGAATCGCAATGGCGGCTACCTGGGACCCGGCCATCGTGCAGCGGATCGGAGAAGCAATTGGACGCGAGGTGCAGAACAAAGGCATCGGCGCCAGCGTGATCCTGGGCCCGTGTGTGAACATCCACCGCACACCCCTGGGTGGCCGCAACGGGGAGAGTTACAGCGAGGACCCGTATCTCGCGTCGCGCATGGCTGTCGCCTATGTTCGAGGTGTCCAGAGCACCGGCGCGGCGGCGTGCGTGAAGCACTACGCCTGCAATAACCAGGAGTGGGAGCGCGGGACCATCAATGTGCGCGTGGATGAGAGGGCTCTGCGCGAGATCTACCTGCCGGCATTCCAGGCAGCCGTCGAGGAAGCCGATGCCTGGTGCATCATGAACGCCTACAACAAGGTGAATGGTTCTTACTGTTCAGCCAACAGCTACTTGTTGAACGATGTGCTCAAAGGTGACTTCGGCTTTGACGGTTGCGTCATGACCGACTGGGGCGCGGCCCACAACCCTCTTGGCGTCGCCATCGGGGGAACGGATCTGGAGATGCCCACTGGCGCGCACATGAACCCGGCGCGCCTCCTGCCATTGATCGAGGCGGGCAAGGTCAGCCGTGAGCTCATCGACGACAAGG
This genomic stretch from Armatimonadota bacterium harbors:
- a CDS encoding DUF1501 domain-containing protein, with the translated sequence MSNEGGTGGISRRDALKRMILGGAGLALLDGSLAFLLPGKAHAAEAALPAKAKSVIQIWLWGGPSHLDTFDPKPDAGYDYCGPLNKPIETNVPGVFIGQLLPQLAQQADKYSIIRSMTHGNNGHETAAYIVQTGHQPGERLVYPSIGALVSKFKGYEHGYTSLVPPYVVLTTPQGRFDEAGFLGPRYKPFATGGNPAAARFVVEGVVAEGITEEHQRRRRSLRDSLDTLAQAMPDDPQLAALEEARGNAYEMILGDGSKLFDLSQEDTELRNRYGRNTFGQSCLMARRLVAAGVPYVTINYGGWDTHKQHFETMRWKLPEMDRAVATLLQDLAERGLLDSTIVWWSGEFGRTPRVQWEAPWNGGRSHHGACFSAMVAGGGFRGGHVVGASDAKGEYVAERPVSAPDLLGSMCQLLGIDPDGPLPNPRGLDLKVMPLSEKPNEGAGRLTEIM